The following proteins are encoded in a genomic region of Helicobacter macacae MIT 99-5501:
- a CDS encoding arginyltransferase: MLQLAEFFSNPKETCSYFGDRCSHFRYFYIQQCPLEFCQGLIERGWRRFGEYFFVPICASCKECISIRQVVRGFEPNKSQRRVIAKNADTLITIARPSVDDERLALYDSYHSAMNIKKGWNYRGITKEVYSDNFVYGYNSFGYEITYRREGKLVGVGYFDMLKNSISSIYFFYDHNFARLSLGSFNILTQLLIAKRKNLSYFYPGYWIKNHYSMGYKEHFRPFEELINAPDIFEVPIWKPYFAESNTSSDDFRAKSSVKSI, encoded by the coding sequence TTGCTACAACTTGCAGAATTTTTTTCAAACCCCAAAGAAACTTGTAGCTATTTTGGCGATAGGTGCTCACATTTTCGGTATTTCTACATTCAGCAGTGTCCGCTTGAATTTTGTCAGGGGCTTATTGAGCGGGGGTGGAGGCGATTTGGGGAATATTTTTTTGTGCCGATTTGCGCTAGCTGCAAGGAGTGCATTTCGATTCGGCAGGTGGTTAGGGGATTTGAGCCAAACAAATCTCAAAGACGCGTGATTGCCAAAAATGCCGATACGCTTATCACTATCGCTCGCCCAAGTGTCGATGATGAGCGACTAGCCCTATATGATAGCTATCATAGCGCGATGAATATCAAAAAAGGCTGGAACTATCGCGGAATCACAAAAGAAGTATATAGCGATAATTTTGTCTATGGCTATAATAGCTTTGGGTATGAAATCACTTATCGCAGGGAGGGCAAGCTCGTAGGTGTGGGGTATTTTGATATGCTAAAAAACAGCATTTCTTCTATTTATTTTTTTTATGACCATAATTTTGCTAGACTAAGTCTTGGCTCATTTAATATCCTCACACAGCTACTCATCGCAAAGAGGAAAAATCTCTCATATTTTTATCCCGGGTATTGGATAAAAAACCATTATAGTATGGGATACAAAGAGCATTTTCGACCATTTGAGGAGCTGATAAACGCACCTGATATTTTTGAAGTGCCTATTTGGAAGCCTTATTTTGCAGAATCTAACACTTCAAGTGATGACTTTAGGGCAAAATCTAGCGTAAAATCTATTTAG
- a CDS encoding tetratricopeptide repeat protein translates to MKKLVLVCGILASVVSVSMGAMSQEEWQRASHNCFENEDKSACQALINHSIEMGWGSLEQCSKDNCALIGHCYYVAGRYREAILYYEKAIALGDNSGYGTLGDTYAKLQDYYNAKKYYEIACNKGNGDIHQSGSCFNLGNNLYYKGQGVRQDYAKAAELWKKACDMKNGDACNGLGVLYAKGQGVRQNLSTAKQYYGKACDLGNQVGCDNYKLLHNQGVQ, encoded by the coding sequence TGGAATATTGGCAAGTGTAGTAAGTGTAAGTATGGGTGCGATGAGTCAGGAGGAGTGGCAGAGAGCTAGTCATAATTGCTTTGAAAATGAGGATAAAAGCGCGTGTCAAGCACTTATCAATCATTCCATAGAAATGGGTTGGGGGTCGTTGGAACAGTGCAGTAAGGATAATTGTGCTCTAATTGGACATTGTTATTATGTAGCGGGGCGTTATAGAGAGGCGATTCTATACTATGAAAAAGCTATTGCTTTAGGAGATAATAGTGGATATGGAACATTAGGAGATACTTATGCTAAATTACAAGACTACTATAATGCAAAGAAATATTATGAAATTGCGTGTAATAAGGGTAATGGGGATATACACCAATCGGGGTCTTGCTTCAATCTAGGTAATAATCTTTATTATAAAGGGCAAGGCGTGCGACAAGACTATGCAAAAGCAGCAGAACTGTGGAAAAAAGCTTGTGATATGAAAAATGGTGATGCGTGCAATGGTTTAGGTGTGTTATATGCCAAAGGGCAAGGAGTTAGGCAAAATCTCTCCACCGCTAAGCAATACTATGGCAAAGCCTGCGATTTGGGAAACCAAGTGGGGTGTGATAACTATAAACTACTACATAATCAAGGAGTGCAGTAG
- a CDS encoding phosphatidylserine decarboxylase, whose product MPQNTTQDTNPTSTTKTTAQAHALSNRLSLLFGRFANYAFPRFFQRIINTVYVRIFHIDLSDFAPADTYPTLNALFTRALAKPRAFDTNPNALISPSDSLIMEQGRIFIEDSTLKALQIKGMSYPIDEFLGESRCVLNALDSASPLSFVNLYLSPSDYHHYHAPCDMRILEARYFGGVLLPVNPPSLRKNHHLFIQNERVVIVAEDLRGKKLYYVAVGALNVGKMIFHFEPKIHTNATPNAREIYTYTTPIEIKKGEELGTFMMGSTIVLIAQGLHLQAQSGAKVAQGDTIALLES is encoded by the coding sequence ATGCCACAAAACACCACACAAGACACAAACCCCACAAGCACAACAAAAACCACCGCCCAAGCACACGCACTAAGCAATCGCTTATCCCTGCTTTTTGGCAGATTTGCAAACTATGCGTTTCCGCGCTTTTTTCAGCGTATCATAAACACCGTATATGTGAGGATATTTCACATTGATTTGAGCGATTTCGCCCCTGCGGATACTTACCCCACGCTAAACGCGCTTTTTACCCGCGCTCTAGCCAAACCCCGCGCATTTGATACAAATCCAAATGCACTTATCTCGCCTAGCGATAGCTTGATAATGGAGCAGGGCAGAATCTTTATAGAGGACTCCACCCTAAAGGCACTCCAAATCAAAGGAATGTCCTACCCCATAGATGAGTTTCTAGGAGAGAGCAGGTGCGTGCTAAACGCGCTAGATTCTGCCTCCCCGCTTAGCTTTGTCAATCTCTATCTATCTCCTAGCGACTATCATCACTATCACGCGCCGTGTGATATGCGGATTTTGGAGGCTAGGTATTTTGGTGGTGTGCTACTGCCTGTGAACCCTCCCTCACTGCGCAAAAATCATCATCTTTTTATCCAAAATGAACGCGTGGTGATTGTAGCAGAGGATTTGCGTGGCAAAAAGCTGTATTATGTCGCGGTGGGCGCACTAAATGTCGGCAAAATGATTTTCCACTTCGAGCCAAAAATCCACACAAACGCCACGCCAAACGCACGCGAAATCTACACTTACACCACACCCATAGAAATCAAAAAGGGCGAGGAGCTAGGGACATTTATGATGGGTTCTACTATCGTGCTTATCGCTCAAGGCTTGCACCTGCAAGCCCAAAGTGGCGCAAAAGTCGCACAAGGCGATACTATCGCCCTGCTAGAATCATAA
- a CDS encoding DUF6115 domain-containing protein, which yields MKEMMLAIDQEMLFFCLVGVGFFVVCLFIYVVAKDRDTHKRLHRFEGAITSLAKEIYKTQKGVEKFEQEGNKIDFLNALDGGNHSEQGSSLQEKITSMNKKINELDKDIDMLKSHYDEKIISLENKLREYGHFTSGGGDIDEKKIIDMFQNGFSIDSIAKELRIGRGEVEFTLKLANISSPTIK from the coding sequence ATGAAAGAAATGATGCTAGCCATAGACCAAGAAATGTTGTTTTTCTGCCTTGTGGGCGTGGGCTTTTTTGTGGTGTGTTTGTTTATCTATGTGGTTGCAAAAGATAGAGATACACACAAGCGATTGCATAGGTTTGAGGGGGCTATCACAAGCCTAGCAAAAGAGATTTACAAAACCCAAAAAGGCGTGGAGAAATTTGAGCAAGAGGGCAACAAAATCGACTTCCTAAACGCGCTAGATGGCGGAAATCATAGCGAGCAAGGCAGCTCACTGCAAGAAAAAATCACTTCTATGAACAAAAAAATAAACGAGCTAGATAAAGACATAGATATGCTAAAAAGCCACTATGATGAAAAAATCATAAGCCTAGAGAACAAATTGCGAGAATATGGACATTTCACAAGCGGTGGTGGCGACATAGATGAGAAAAAAATCATTGATATGTTTCAAAACGGTTTTAGTATCGACTCGATTGCAAAAGAGCTTCGCATAGGGCGCGGGGAGGTAGAATTTACCCTAAAACTTGCCAATATCAGCTCGCCTACTATCAAGTAA
- a CDS encoding thiamine-phosphate kinase — MRHDTSNNSSKRNFDKESLFLRALCGKNAPKSVIKGIGDDGVVLSKPLARHDKANATYHNTFATFAKVIDSAREFVIANDGFCEGIHFKREWLSLEQIAKKAMLVSISDIVAMNARPKYALASIILSSLSPRETLQIAHSLRQVAQDFGIAFIGGDTMSGDRLEFHITVFGTPQGKLLFRKGLQKGDLLFCTGRVGESLKSLRFLSRGAKISKNSKRFSRFVAPTLRADFVKSCARFLHCGIDISDGVYAELNRLSAINHLGFCLAKKSSIAKRAGGSKSSDKRSDKSGNRGGDKCSDSRWQAQKPLKSSKVLPRVLQKSAYLSGEEYEMLFSISPKDKLALLRKARQTRTPLCFIGTARTKITHFTTKIWH; from the coding sequence ATGCGCCACGACACTTCAAATAATTCTAGCAAGCGAAATTTTGATAAAGAATCGCTATTTTTGCGTGCATTGTGCGGTAAAAATGCACCAAAAAGTGTGATAAAAGGCATAGGCGATGACGGAGTGGTGCTATCAAAGCCACTAGCTAGGCACGACAAAGCAAACGCTACTTATCACAATACTTTTGCCACTTTTGCAAAAGTCATCGATTCTGCGCGGGAGTTTGTCATCGCAAATGACGGATTTTGCGAGGGAATCCACTTCAAAAGAGAATGGCTAAGCCTAGAGCAAATAGCCAAAAAAGCAATGCTTGTAAGTATTTCTGACATAGTAGCGATGAATGCCCGCCCCAAATACGCCCTAGCTAGCATAATCCTCTCATCACTTAGCCCTAGAGAGACGCTACAAATAGCCCATTCACTTAGACAAGTAGCACAAGATTTTGGCATAGCATTTATCGGTGGGGATACGATGAGCGGGGATAGGCTAGAGTTTCATATCACGGTTTTTGGCACACCTCAAGGCAAGCTACTCTTTCGCAAAGGACTGCAAAAGGGCGATTTGCTCTTTTGCACGGGTAGGGTGGGGGAGAGCCTAAAGTCGTTGCGATTTTTGAGTAGGGGGGCAAAGATAAGCAAAAATTCTAAGCGATTTTCTCGCTTTGTAGCTCCTACGCTTAGGGCGGATTTTGTCAAATCGTGTGCAAGGTTTTTGCACTGCGGGATTGACATATCTGATGGCGTATATGCCGAGCTAAACCGACTAAGTGCGATAAATCATCTAGGATTTTGCCTAGCTAAAAAATCTAGCATAGCAAAAAGGGCAGGGGGTAGCAAAAGTAGTGATAAAAGGAGCGATAAAAGCGGTAATAGAGGTGGCGATAAATGTAGCGATAGTCGGTGGCAGGCACAAAAGCCACTAAAATCTAGCAAAGTCCTGCCTAGAGTGCTACAAAAGAGTGCCTACTTAAGTGGCGAAGAATACGAAATGCTCTTTAGCATTTCTCCAAAGGATAAGCTAGCCCTTTTGCGAAAAGCTAGGCAAACCCGCACGCCACTATGCTTCATCGGCACTGCTAGGACAAAAATCACCCACTTTACCACCAAAATCTGGCATTAG